TCAGGCTCCCTTCAGGTGAAGACTTATCCTCATGGTGACTGCCTGGCAAAGTTAAGGAACATGTATATACATGTCAAGGACATGTATATATTCCTGAGAGACTCAGGAATAAATCAAAGAGTTTTGATGACTGATATTCTCTCTGCCTCACAGAGAAAGAATATCAAAGTATTTCAGTATAAGCCTTACTAGATTAATGGCTGATACTCAAttgaataaacttaaccaaagctGAACTCCCAATTTTATTATATCTTGTCTAAAGAAAGAAGTCTGAATAGGATAAAGCAAAACTTATTAGTACATTACTAACTTTATCTTAGGGAAAGGGTGCCCTGATCAGTTAGTTTGGTACACTTTGTAGATacaatccatttttttaaacatacatttttgtCAGATCCCCTGAGTCCTGACCAAGTAACTGTTAAGTACCTAATGGACTGCAAAGCTGAGGATCAAACTGTAATATCTGGTGGCCACACCTAAGTACTGAGAAACTTTGAGGCTACTAAATAGCAAAAAGCTGATGGTACCTTTCTCTGCCATTTGTAACATCAGTAGAATCATGTAATAATCAAGTTTATAATTGACACTGGAGTCTCAATTGTTAAATTCCATGCCGTGAACTTATCTGTGCATAAAGAATTGAGTATTGGTGGGAAAAATTTTCCAGTAAGAAAATTTCAAGGGACATAATTTTTGGTAATGAgcttttttcatataaataaattacagtggAGGCACTTTCACAGAAGCTGAATAAGGAGTTAAGAGATATACACAAAGCCActatttattgattaaaaaaggaagaggaacaaAAGTTCATGACAATATTTTTAAGGGAATGTTTATAAACTCTTAAGACTGTCCAGTGATTTGAAGGGGTAAGAGAGACATTCAAATACATGAGCACTGCATTAACTTAGCAGGTGGTTGTCAATGTGCAAGAAACTGATCATAGAAATAAAACTCCAAAATCATTATCAAAGCCCCAAATGCCAAAGTGgtagaaaagtttttttaaaaaatcaagtagtTATGAAATCCACACTTGtaaaattgctaaaataaaaaaattttataacaaaGAGGTAAAATGTGTTTTTCCATAACTGATAAAACATACTTACTGGTCGtgtaaaaaatattctcaaaaccCGTCTGAAAGTTCTTAGATGTCCAAAAAAGTCCAAAAGctgaaagaggaaataaacaagagataattcattaatttaaagaGCCCTATCTGCTAAACCTAGAGATCAAAGCTAAAATCTAATAGCATATACTGATAGTAACTTAATGCTCATTGCATATCACAATTACTCATTTCACtttcaatacatttaaaatccaATTATGGAATATTTTACTCAATTTATAGATTTCAGTCAACTCTTAACCAAAATGAAGTACATGTGAATACCTCGAATCACAATTTAGTCAAGACAAATATAAACTTATCTATGTCAAAGACAAGGCAATTTTACCTGGTTCACATGTTCTCAACACATTTAGATTTTAAAGTTTCATAAAGTAATTCAGTTGAGGGAAGCAGGCATAGAGACAACAGGACAAGCTACTCCGCTAATTTGGGAATTATGTGTGTGACAGATGCTATTGTTCGGAATGGGTATGTTCTATTCTACTTGTTCCCCCCCTTTAGATAACCTATACTTTGTGGAGGTCCACTCCCCTAATAAaatctgagaaccactggattaggataaagatatatatttctatttctccatttgtaaGTAGATACAGAACCTCCTATTACTTCAAACGAGTGATATGAAGATAAACTACAAAACAGTTAAAGAGAAAAGCAGTAGTATGTAAAATCTATAATCATCATATGAATCATTATGCATGACAAGATTTATAACGTTACCTACTTTTAGTATGAGGTAGAGTAAAGCCAGCAATATCCCAAGACTCCATCTAGTTACATTACCAAACTCCCCATAGCTTATAAGGTAACGAAACCAAACTGGTATGGGAACAAAAGTTCGGTAATACTGACATAATTCTTCTAAAAGCATATACCAGTAACCCtaaaaaggaaggggagagaaaacaaatagagcTACCCAAGGTATTTATATACAGAGCACAAATACTTCATATTGGATTGAGAACACAGTATATGAATAAGACAGATAACTAAAATTATTCTTCATAATGGTTTTCACAGACTTTCTAAAGAATGACATAGTGAAATGTTTTATGTATACAAGTAAAACATATATCTTTGTCTTTGCTGAttacaaaatttatattaaaatttttattaaatatgggAAAAACACTGAATAACTCCATACCATCAGTTATCAATTACCAATTGATAATACCCTAGAGAAGTAAAGAAGTACAAatctaaatatttttccatatatgaTGTGGGGACTGATTTTTAGATTATTCCGAAGCAAAtataattctgattttattggAATAGATTAATATTTAGGGTCAAGTCTTTGAGCAAGTGGTTGCCagtgtgaaataataaaattaggtTATTTAGCAAACTGAAAAGTTATAAAAGGAGTCATTTAAATGAAGACTAGCATTAATATGATTGGCTAACATCGTTCCAATAAAACATATTAGTTTCTTACCTTGGATTTAAAAGGCATGATGAAAGAAGGCACCAATAAAATAAGGCATTTTAAGCCCATGAAGAGGAATTTGAGAATGAAGTCTGTAATTCCAACAATCCAGAGTACTTCCCAGAAGTTCGAATGGTCCAAAGTAGGATTCAAAAAAATTAAGCtaccaagagaaaaatatcaaaacttaCTAGAGCAACACACAAAGGTAAAATACTGATAGGGGTTTTAAATTTGCtaccaaatattttactttatttgatgTGTAGAAAATATGAGTTTGGCAAGATGTTAGAGTTCACATAAATAGAATGGAAGACCATTTTGCTTAAAGAGATTTTAATGTTTGAATTTCAGATCTTTCCTccatagaataaagaaaaagaacagtcttCCTTAACTTGTCAAGGTTGATACCTTTCTAGCCTATAATCTAAAAAATTCACTAAAACTAGACATCTGCCGTTCTCTCCTCAACCAACTTCAATCAGGattctgtctccttccctctaCTGAATTCCTTGTCAAGATCACCACATCCTTCATCTTCCCTCcctgaattattttcttcctagaCTTCTGAACCACCCTTTCCTAGTTTTCTCATATGGTGgttctttcttagtttcctttgctgCTGCTCCTCTAATCGTGGGCCTGTCCAGTCCTGGACCCTCTTCTCCGTCTATACTTTCTTTCCCTGGTTAGTCTTGTTGAGTCCTCTGGTTTTTAAATATCAACCATATGCCGATAACACCAAAATTTATAACCGTAATCTCTACTCTGAGCTCATGACATAGATCTGTAATCACTTTCTTAGCAGTTCTACATAGCTTCTTAAACTTAacatattcaaaacaaaattattgaGTTTCCTCTCAAAACCAGCCCAGTCAAATGCTACTACCATCTAGCCAGTTGCTTAGACTAAAAACCCAGGGgtcatccttgattcttctcCCTTCACCCGCCACCTACCTATTCCACCCACCCAATCCAATCCAAGTGGTGTTAGCTCCACCTACAAACTATATCCCAGATTTGTCCACATCTCTCTAACTCCTCTGAAACCAGGACTTCTAATCTGATTAAAGTCAAaaattcagaacatttccatctgaCATGGAAACTTAGTAACTACTGTCCTGCAGCAAGTCTTCTCCTTACTAGGAGAAACAAGGTCAggtgttctcatcacacacacacacacacacaaaggtaaccAAGGGAGGTGACAGATATGCTTGATTGTGGAATCAtctcacaatgtatacatatatcaaaacatcatgtatatatcttaaatatatatgatttttatttatcaaaagtaaaaaacaataaaagaccaACAACAACAACCTAATGGTACTTAATAATGATTGATTGTATAAGTGAAAAtttaatatcaaaaattaaatatttattgagcacctcctaggAGCCAAGGCACTGGGTATACAACTCTGAATAAGTCACTTACCCCTCTCAATCTTGGAAGAAGGCGGATAGGTAAAAATTGAACTCTAACAATAGGTATGCACAAgtaatatatatgtgtgaaatGCTATGGAATATATGATTACATAAAAAATGTGATTGTGTACTTGGACCTCTAATTACCTGTGATAAAGTGACTGAGAATGAAAGGTGTAATATAAAAGAACAGAAGATCCTGCTAAGAATACCAGTAACCAAGCACACTGAATCTTTGAGCAcctttcctgaaaaataaacaattttataatttattttgagttatgCCAGAGTTTTAAATATCAGTAAACTATTTACTTTAATGACTAATTAACTTAGAACATTTTAATAGATTAATcttaataaaaacatagaatacCTGTTAAATTGCACATATCAcactattttatatatctttagcaaacaaaacagaactccaacaaattttttaaatgcaagttTCTTCATTGTATAAAAACATTACCTATGTTTCAAAGATGCCAAATCTTCTACAAGCTGACATAAAGGACCCACCCAAATGCAAACTTTACCTCTGCAGCTCCCTATTTTTGCCTCCCcgaaaaaacagaatttttaaaaatgcatttatcagGGTTtgtaagtataatttttaaaattctcagaccattaaataagaatttaataaagtaatttgtttttaacttcacttttaaaattaaattttaattactaatttttaattgaaagtgTTACTAGTTTTAAACcctaaattaaattttgattgtTCTAACTAGAAATTTCCAGGTCAGAATGCACGATTCTTTACACAGATATAGCCCTTTAAAGTTGCTTGAAGGtgaaattttataaacatatcctatttttctcaataatttaTATGAATAGGACTCTTATAATTTATGTTATGGAAAAActttttgggtttaattttctttaagagaTCTAAATAGttcaatatccatttattcaatgtacttttttttttaagattttatttttcctttttctccccaaagccccccgtacatagctgcatattttttagttgtgggtccttctagttggggcatgtgggatgccacctcagcatggcttgatactGGTGCCACagctgcgcccaggatctgaactggcaaaaccctgggctgccaaagtggagcgtgcaaacttaaccactcggccatggggccagcccctcaatgtacattttttaaacctattttaaaCCTAAGAGTGCAACAGTTGAAGTTTTCAATGATTATATTAGTATGGTCAAATTAACTCATAAAACATGAAAGCACTTGACAAATCAGATCAAATAGTGCATTCTAAACCTTTTAATCCctctgtctcatttttctttatcaggAACCCAACATACATTGAAAATAAGGTGAAACAATCAGCATTAggacatttatataaaatttaatatatcatGGATgttacaatatatatatttaaatttgtcaAATAAACTGTCTTAATTCCTATTTCTCTCAAAAGTGAGTATATAATTCTACAGAGAGaaacatttaatgattttttagtTGATTATTGTACTTACTCTTAGAAAAACCTGATTTACAATGCTTTTGTTTGCATACATAAAAGTTGTAAGCAGCCCAATTCCAAGAGAAATTCCTGTTAGAAAATAAGTTCCAgttaattgaaagaaaaacatcagTTAACACAATGACACGAATTTAAAGGAAACATACACAATTTTAAAAGCTAACGGAAAATAAGTAACTGAAATACATAGGTTAAATAGATtaccaataaagaaagaaaattgaatttacaAATGAAACAACTCAGTGTTTTATTATACTCTACCTGTTATATGCTGCATAACAAGTTTGACACTCAGAATCAAAATATATGGAAGACTTTTTTGCAACCACTTGAAGAGATACCGGAATTCTGAGACGGAGCTACTACCATGATCTCCAGACTCCGTGGCAGTCTCATCAGGCTGCCTGGCTTCATTGTGGGAGTGACTCCGTAAGCGACTATGTACACATCCATGGGTACGGCTATGGACACCTGACCTTATATTTCTGGAGCCTGGATTTTCAGCACATTCTTTAGGGATGGAGTTTATCTGGATATGAACATCTCCAGAATGAAGACAAGAACCTTCTGTCAATCTTGTATGGGCACACTGGGAGGCTGAGGCATCCTCACTGCCTGCAGCTCCTGGAGGACTGTGCAGTTGGCTACAGTTGGCTTGCATGACctttgaatactttttctgtGATCCAGATTTCTTTGCTTTAGGGTTCTGTCTCCTAAAAATCAAAGAGCAGAACATATTCTAAGTAAACAGTTAAATACAGGCAATATATTGCTCACTAGGAATCCTTTATTCACTAAAGGAGAGGCTGATAATCACAGATgaattattttctggttttctgtcACTTATTACTGgactccctcctccttccttaaTGCCAAGGCTCTGCTGTTCTAAACTATCTTTAGGGAACACCTGCTACAAAAAAAAGTTCAGCTTCTGATGCCTCCAGTTCTCTAATGACAGAAGAAATCAGCAAAGTAGTCAAAGTATGGGTGCCTAGCAGATGTTAATAATTTGAGTACTAGTACTCATTCATACTTCAGTACAGTTACTTGCCCAACTGGAGTGGTTTCATCTCTGATGTAGATTCTACATTTCATAAAAGCaagtcagtattttttaaagcttggaaAGGCTGGGAAGAAAAAAACTCTTAATGCCTTATGTATAATCATGGAGAActaataaacatttcatttaagtGACCTACAAATTTCGTTTGATGCTCAAACAGCTTTCCCAAAGATAATAAAAAGGTTTCCAATAATTAATACCCGCCCCCCAAAAAGAATGTTACCTAACTACCTTTAAAATAGGGAAATTTGGGGAGTCACCACGTAATTGCTAGGTGACTCTCTGGTTTGAATAAGGATAGTTACATAGTCTGCCCATTAAAAATGCCACCATCggttggcggggggggggggggggggcggcgagGAAAGAGAATCCTGGCAGGAAGGATCCCTAAATGACCAGTGTGGGCAGCCGTCAAGGATGCCACAGTCGGGATCCCAGTTGAGGAAACGCAGACCTTATCCCCGACTGCCGGTTCTGGGGGAGGAAGCCAGGGTTAACATCAGGACATGTTCTGTGTCATTCTATTTCATTCGTGCGTTTGAATGTTTTTTTCAGTGACTGTACGGCAGTTTGGTTTTTAGTGCCTTTCAATTAAAGGCTTTCACCGATGCTCCGACGCCACGCGTGCTACGTATTTCCTCAAACCTCTGAAGACCGACGTCGGACGGGACAGTTTCAGTATCTTTTccatcaataaaaatatagaatcctccctctttcctccatGCACGagcaagaaaagggagaaaaaaggaagaaaagtaaacGCAAACAACGCTTCCGGAATCCCTAGGACAGTTTTCCACCCACGTTCGAGCTTCAAGTGCCTCAGTTATTCTCCCCAGAGCCCATCCGCAGCGGCCCCTCGCCCCCTCCGCCCGCTTCCCCCAGGCCTGACCTCTCATGATGAGCGGACCGACACCTCGGCAGCGGCTGCAGGAACAGCGAGAGACGCCAGCACAAGGCCTTCAGTCAGGGCCATCACCTTCAAATGCCAGTACCGGCAACTCCGGCCCagcttggtggtggtggtggtggcggcggcagtggtggcggcggcggcgcgcgcgaCCCGGACGTCCTCACGCGCGCGTGCCCGCCCCTCGCGACGCGCAGAGGGATGGGCTGCGACGACGGTGCCGCGCGGGCGCGAGGCCGCCTGGGCGAGCTGGCTGGGGGCGGAGAGTGGGCTGCGCTTGAGAACGGCCTGCAGGCGTCTGCCTTAAACCACAAGCCGCCGTCACGTATGTGCTTATATATGTGAAATCCGCCACACGCCTCAGAGCTGAACGTTTTGGGGTTAAATGTTTTGGCTTCGAGAACCTGCCTTCAGAGGAGGGGCCTGAAGTTGGAGTCTGTCCTGTCCCCGCCCCCGGCTCGCCCAGCAGGGTCCCGGGCAGCTTCCCCGCGGAGGCTGCCCATCCCCTTGGTCGCGATTCGCCCTCATCTGCCGGGACCGACTTGGAGGAGCCAAGTTGATGAGGCGTTCGGCGCGTCTCTGGAAACGCGGGGCTGGGCGGGGCGAGAGCGTTCGGGTTTCCGCGTTCGGGTTTCTCGAGCTTAACTCCCTACCCACTTGTGGCTGGGTGGTGAAGTTTTAACTGAACTGAGTTTTCATTACAATCCTCAAGTTGCACTGTGTGAACTAGGCCCTGGCAAAACCTGAGATCGGAAGCAAAGAGAAGTAAGGAAGAGTTTAGGTGGAGGTGGAAGTAGAAGTTAGATTTTAAAAACCCTCTTGTACGGGGTATAGGGAACCCTGTACTATCTTGGTTA
The sequence above is drawn from the Equus przewalskii isolate Varuska chromosome 10, EquPr2, whole genome shotgun sequence genome and encodes:
- the RNFT1 gene encoding E3 ubiquitin-protein ligase RNFT1 isoform X2; the encoded protein is MQANCSQLHSPPGAAGSEDASASQCAHTRLTEGSCLHSGDVHIQINSIPKECAENPGSRNIRSGVHSRTHGCVHSRLRSHSHNEARQPDETATESGDHGSSSVSEFRYLFKWLQKSLPYILILSVKLVMQHITGISLGIGLLTTFMYANKSIVNQVFLRERCSKIQCAWLLVFLAGSSVLLYYTFHSQSLYHSLIFLNPTLDHSNFWEVLWIVGITDFILKFLFMGLKCLILLVPSFIMPFKSKLLDFFGHLRTFRRVLRIFFTRPTYGVAASKRQCSDVDDICSICQAEFQKPILLICQHIFCEECITLWFNREKTCPLCRTVISDHINKWKDGATSSHLQIY
- the RNFT1 gene encoding E3 ubiquitin-protein ligase RNFT1 isoform X1, producing MQANCSQLHSPPGAAGSEDASASQCAHTRLTEGSCLHSGDVHIQINSIPKECAENPGSRNIRSGVHSRTHGCVHSRLRSHSHNEARQPDETATESGDHGSSSVSEFRYLFKWLQKSLPYILILSVKLVMQHITGISLGIGLLTTFMYANKSIVNQVFLRERCSKIQCAWLLVFLAGSSVLLYYTFHSQSLYHSLIFLNPTLDHSNFWEVLWIVGITDFILKFLFMGLKCLILLVPSFIMPFKSKGYWYMLLEELCQYYRTFVPIPVWFRYLISYGEFGNVTRWSLGILLALLYLILKLLDFFGHLRTFRRVLRIFFTRPTYGVAASKRQCSDVDDICSICQAEFQKPILLICQHIFCEECITLWFNREKTCPLCRTVISDHINKWKDGATSSHLQIY